One Nocardioidaceae bacterium SCSIO 66511 genomic window carries:
- a CDS encoding winged helix-turn-helix domain-containing protein, translating to MEIRLIGAVEAVRDGHPVALPGRRVRALLAVLALSAGRVVGVDTLARAIWDDDPPERIRGSLQTYVGRLRRVLGADLLDTERQGYVLRVPRSAVDLLAFADAVEDAASDDPDIERSALHCALASWTDEPFGTPPSEWLARHEAPAWTERYLQAVERAVDLDLAAGDYARCILELNGQVERHPLRETLWVGLLTALDHAGRTAEALDRYESVRKRLAKELGVDPSPELRAVYQTLLAKSDELATAAPTSPVERSPHQLPPAVRGFVGRDDLRAELDRRADDGAMIALHGRGGSGKTSLAICWAQDNLDRFPDGQLYLNLCGYGPGEPLPADRALDRLLRGLGVPAGEIPASTDERTALLRSVQANRKLLVLLDNARDEDHVRPLLASGLGVTFVTSRNQLRSLVVREGVARLGVHEMAEEESIRLLRQRLGREHPAAELAELAEHCGHLPLALAVAAERLERDGARPLDDLNAGLRDRRQRLALLSTGDDALTNVRAVLEGSYHALDEDTALAFRAVGMYEGPQVTAAAVASIAALDVRDAEARLDRLVEQNLLTALGRGWYACHDLLRDVAVELGVSKMPAQLNSDAMDRLRNWCLHSARNASHTINPPRSAPVPLPLLDGVTPEVFDSAPEAHEWFATHESYLLQVIDEANVRDDQTGYHLAREVFVHLNMQGRLGSSLAMYEQAEQNARRAGHLLAQAECANCVAAVYSELGDHESALAVAHRTRDLYARADEPSGVIRAELNIALTLARLNRLDESVTRYENVVDAARRQGHPLSYAMGLAGVASVYLSIGRTDDARYAAAGAVSSLRDSGNPRALAYALERLGDAQAADHRSDEAIATYEEAAELMQRIGAASFAAGVLRDLGTVYRRADRLDEARTAWRRALVLLAETGFQSSRDVNRDEIEGLLESLPEGAGSQ from the coding sequence GTGGAGATTCGGCTCATCGGAGCAGTCGAGGCCGTACGAGACGGTCATCCGGTTGCGCTGCCGGGCCGGCGGGTCCGCGCGCTGCTCGCCGTGCTGGCGCTGTCGGCCGGCCGCGTGGTTGGAGTCGACACCCTCGCCCGAGCCATCTGGGACGACGACCCGCCAGAGCGCATCCGTGGCAGCCTCCAGACGTACGTCGGGCGTCTGCGGAGGGTGCTCGGTGCGGACCTCCTCGACACCGAGCGTCAGGGCTACGTACTCCGTGTGCCCCGGTCGGCCGTCGATCTGCTGGCGTTCGCCGACGCCGTCGAGGATGCGGCATCCGATGACCCCGACATCGAACGCTCGGCACTGCACTGCGCCCTGGCGAGCTGGACCGACGAGCCGTTCGGAACACCGCCGTCGGAGTGGCTTGCCAGACACGAGGCGCCCGCCTGGACCGAGCGCTATCTCCAGGCCGTCGAAAGAGCGGTTGATCTCGACCTCGCTGCCGGCGACTACGCCCGCTGCATCCTCGAGCTCAACGGACAGGTCGAACGCCATCCCTTGCGGGAGACGCTCTGGGTCGGGTTGCTCACCGCGCTCGATCACGCCGGCCGTACCGCCGAGGCGCTGGATCGCTATGAGTCCGTACGCAAGCGACTCGCGAAAGAGCTCGGAGTCGATCCGTCCCCGGAGTTGCGCGCCGTCTATCAAACTCTGCTGGCGAAGTCGGATGAGCTTGCCACGGCGGCGCCGACGTCGCCGGTCGAGCGCAGTCCCCATCAACTGCCGCCTGCCGTACGAGGATTCGTCGGCCGCGACGACCTCCGTGCGGAGCTCGATCGGCGTGCGGACGACGGTGCGATGATCGCGCTACACGGGCGCGGCGGCTCGGGCAAGACCAGCCTCGCGATCTGTTGGGCGCAGGACAACCTCGACCGCTTCCCGGACGGGCAGCTGTACCTCAACCTCTGCGGCTATGGTCCCGGCGAGCCGTTGCCTGCCGACAGAGCCCTCGATCGACTGCTGCGCGGCCTCGGTGTGCCGGCTGGCGAGATCCCGGCCAGTACGGACGAGCGCACCGCCTTACTGCGTTCGGTGCAGGCGAACCGCAAGCTGCTCGTCCTGCTCGACAATGCGCGCGACGAGGACCACGTGCGCCCATTGCTGGCCAGCGGGCTGGGTGTCACGTTCGTGACGAGCCGCAATCAACTGCGGAGCCTGGTCGTACGCGAGGGGGTGGCCCGCCTCGGCGTACACGAAATGGCCGAGGAGGAGTCGATCCGGCTACTCCGGCAGCGCCTCGGCCGGGAGCATCCGGCCGCCGAGCTCGCGGAGCTCGCCGAGCACTGCGGGCATCTGCCGCTCGCCCTTGCCGTCGCTGCCGAGCGGCTGGAACGAGACGGTGCCAGACCTCTCGATGATCTGAACGCCGGACTCCGCGATCGGCGGCAGCGTCTCGCACTCCTCAGCACCGGTGACGACGCGCTGACGAATGTGCGCGCGGTCCTCGAAGGGTCGTACCACGCGCTCGACGAGGACACGGCGCTGGCGTTCCGGGCGGTCGGCATGTACGAGGGACCCCAGGTCACGGCGGCCGCGGTCGCGTCGATCGCGGCACTCGACGTGCGCGATGCCGAGGCAAGACTCGACCGCCTCGTCGAGCAGAACCTGCTGACGGCACTGGGCCGTGGGTGGTACGCATGCCACGACCTGTTGCGTGACGTCGCGGTTGAGCTCGGCGTCTCGAAGATGCCGGCACAGCTCAACTCCGATGCCATGGATCGATTGCGGAACTGGTGCCTGCATTCCGCGCGGAACGCATCGCACACGATCAACCCACCGCGCTCGGCTCCCGTGCCGCTTCCGCTGCTCGACGGTGTGACACCTGAGGTGTTCGACTCCGCCCCCGAGGCACACGAGTGGTTCGCGACGCATGAGTCCTACCTACTTCAGGTGATCGACGAGGCGAACGTGAGGGACGACCAGACCGGTTATCACCTTGCCCGCGAGGTCTTCGTACACCTGAACATGCAGGGTCGGCTCGGGTCTTCGCTCGCGATGTACGAGCAGGCCGAGCAGAACGCCCGACGAGCCGGGCACCTACTCGCGCAGGCCGAATGTGCCAACTGTGTCGCCGCGGTGTACTCCGAGCTCGGCGACCACGAGTCCGCGCTCGCCGTTGCGCACCGTACACGCGACCTCTACGCGCGTGCAGACGAGCCGAGCGGTGTGATCAGAGCCGAACTGAACATCGCACTGACCTTGGCGCGGCTCAACCGCCTCGACGAGTCCGTGACGCGCTACGAGAACGTCGTCGACGCCGCACGGAGGCAGGGCCATCCACTTTCGTACGCGATGGGACTCGCGGGAGTCGCTTCCGTGTATCTATCCATCGGTCGCACAGACGATGCTCGGTATGCCGCGGCCGGTGCGGTCTCCAGCCTGCGTGATTCCGGCAACCCGCGCGCGCTCGCGTACGCCCTCGAGCGCCTCGGCGACGCACAGGCCGCCGATCACCGAAGCGACGAGGCCATCGCGACGTACGAAGAAGCGGCCGAATTGATGCAGCGCATTGGCGCTGCGAGCTTCGCCGCCGGCGTGCTGCGAGACCTCGGAACCGTCTACCGCCGCGCCGACCGCCTCGATGAGGCCCGCACCGCCTGGCGCCGTGCCCTCGTACTGCTCGCCGAGACCGGCTTCCAGTCGTCCCGGGACGTCAACCGTGACGAGATCGAGGGCCTGCTGGAGTCGCTGCCCGAAGGCGCCGGCTCGCAGTAG
- a CDS encoding DinB family protein has translation MGSTSAAYDLHHYLREARSGLLRSLDGLGEYDIRRPMTPSGTNLLGLVKHLTDIEASYLGSCVERPAPITLPWVDDGSIWDGSDMWATADESRDYILGLYAAATEHADTVIEELPLDAPAYVEWWAEGRRHSTFGHLLTRVVAETAQHAGHADIIRESIDGRGGRDHDDVGGEAWWSAYVASIQAAADTFR, from the coding sequence ATGGGTTCCACCTCCGCCGCGTACGACCTCCATCACTACCTCCGCGAGGCTCGCTCGGGTTTGCTGCGTTCCCTCGACGGGCTGGGTGAGTACGACATCCGTCGCCCGATGACGCCCAGCGGCACGAACCTGCTCGGCCTGGTCAAGCACTTGACCGATATCGAGGCGAGCTACCTCGGGAGCTGTGTCGAGCGTCCGGCGCCGATCACGTTGCCTTGGGTTGACGACGGCTCGATCTGGGACGGTAGCGACATGTGGGCGACGGCAGACGAGTCCCGCGACTACATACTCGGGCTGTACGCTGCTGCGACCGAGCACGCCGACACCGTGATCGAGGAGTTGCCGCTCGACGCCCCCGCGTACGTCGAGTGGTGGGCGGAAGGCCGTCGCCATTCGACGTTCGGCCATCTACTGACCCGGGTCGTCGCCGAAACCGCGCAGCATGCCGGCCATGCCGACATCATCCGCGAGAGCATCGACGGGCGCGGCGGTCGCGATCACGACGACGTCGGCGGTGAGGCCTGGTGGTCGGCGTACGTCGCGAGTATCCAGGCTGCTGCCGATACGTTCCGCTAG
- a CDS encoding VanZ family protein: protein MLHRHPFLSLITGGYLIFVAWLTLTPQPIGPDDQRLIERVLDALHRRGYAESIDYTRLEFLANIALFVPIGMFLLLLFGAGGWWLAAIASFAMTAFIESAQSQIPGRVSDGRDLIANTGGALIGIAIALILTLPATMRRRERKRYERQREAAWPR, encoded by the coding sequence ATGCTCCATCGCCATCCGTTCCTCAGCCTGATCACGGGCGGGTACCTGATCTTCGTCGCCTGGCTGACGCTCACGCCGCAGCCGATCGGCCCGGACGACCAGCGGTTAATCGAGCGCGTACTCGATGCGCTGCACCGTCGCGGCTACGCGGAGTCGATCGACTACACCCGGCTCGAGTTCCTGGCCAACATTGCGTTGTTCGTACCCATCGGGATGTTCCTGCTGCTGCTGTTCGGAGCGGGCGGCTGGTGGCTTGCCGCGATCGCTTCCTTCGCGATGACCGCATTCATCGAGTCGGCACAGAGTCAGATCCCGGGCCGAGTTTCGGACGGTCGCGACCTGATCGCGAACACCGGCGGTGCACTGATCGGGATTGCGATCGCCCTGATCCTCACCCTTCCGGCGACCATGCGGCGACGAGAACGCAAACGGTACGAACGTCAGCGCGAGGCGGCCTGGCCCCGGTGA
- a CDS encoding AraC family transcriptional regulator has translation MTAKPSPQQRLDDLAQLRKVRDRIDREYARPLDVEELARGVHMSSGHLSRQFRMAYGESPYSYLMTRRVERAMALLRRGDLSVTDVCFEVGFSSLGTFSTRFAELVGVAPSAYQREGTRVTAGMPPCVAKQVARPIRNREAPVSDLRLA, from the coding sequence GTGACCGCCAAACCGAGCCCGCAGCAACGCCTCGATGACCTCGCCCAGCTGCGAAAGGTGCGTGACCGGATCGACCGTGAGTACGCCCGGCCGCTCGACGTCGAGGAGCTTGCCCGCGGCGTACACATGTCGTCGGGGCACCTCAGCCGGCAGTTCCGAATGGCATACGGCGAGTCGCCGTACAGCTACCTGATGACGCGGCGCGTTGAGCGGGCGATGGCCCTGCTCCGCCGCGGTGACCTCAGCGTCACTGACGTCTGCTTCGAGGTCGGGTTCTCGTCCCTTGGCACGTTCAGCACCCGGTTCGCCGAGCTCGTCGGCGTAGCGCCGAGCGCGTACCAGCGAGAGGGTACGCGCGTCACTGCGGGCATGCCGCCATGTGTCGCGAAACAGGTCGCCAGACCGATCAGGAATCGAGAAGCACCGGTGTCGGACCTGCGTCTAGCGTGA
- a CDS encoding glyoxalase codes for MTSIDYVTLEVADRTASENLYQKAWGLGDRIRVRTSQEPTSGFRGFTMSLVVPQPATVRSLVDAALDAGATSLKPAEKSFWGYGGAVQAADGTIWTIASSSKKDTAPDNGEISDIVLLLGVSDVKETKKFYVDQGLRVKRSFGSKYVEFDGADSAITLSLYGRRALAKHAGVSPEGSGSHRLAIGSDSTPFTDPDGFSWEAGAPIAS; via the coding sequence ATGACTTCCATCGATTACGTCACCCTCGAAGTGGCAGACCGCACCGCATCCGAAAACCTCTACCAGAAGGCATGGGGCCTCGGCGACCGCATCCGCGTACGCACGTCGCAGGAGCCGACGTCCGGCTTCCGTGGCTTCACGATGTCGCTCGTCGTACCCCAACCTGCCACCGTTCGCTCGCTCGTCGATGCCGCACTCGACGCCGGCGCGACCTCGCTCAAGCCGGCCGAGAAGTCGTTCTGGGGCTATGGCGGGGCCGTACAGGCGGCGGACGGGACGATCTGGACGATCGCATCGTCATCGAAGAAGGACACCGCGCCCGACAACGGCGAGATCAGCGATATCGTCCTGCTCCTCGGTGTCTCCGACGTCAAGGAGACCAAGAAGTTCTACGTCGACCAGGGCCTGAGGGTTAAGCGCAGCTTCGGCAGCAAGTACGTGGAGTTCGACGGGGCCGACAGTGCGATCACGTTGTCGTTGTACGGCCGTCGTGCGCTTGCCAAGCATGCCGGCGTCTCGCCCGAGGGCAGCGGCTCGCACCGCCTCGCAATCGGCAGCGATTCCACACCGTTCACCGACCCCGACGGCTTCTCCTGGGAGGCCGGCGCTCCGATCGCGAGCTGA
- a CDS encoding VOC family protein: MDISIHTTALPHVDPDASVAFYRDVLDFEVRSDVGNGTMRWIVVGPSDQPDVNLLLAPPVADPGVTDDERRTITEMMAKGTYGWILLATSDLTGTFEKVEASGAEVVQEPTDQPYGIRDCALRDPAGNMVRIQQR; encoded by the coding sequence ATGGACATCAGCATCCACACCACCGCCCTACCGCACGTCGACCCGGACGCCTCTGTCGCGTTCTACCGCGACGTGCTCGACTTCGAGGTACGCAGCGACGTGGGCAACGGCACGATGCGCTGGATCGTCGTCGGACCGAGCGACCAGCCGGACGTGAATCTGCTCCTCGCCCCGCCGGTCGCCGATCCGGGCGTGACCGACGACGAACGCCGCACCATCACCGAGATGATGGCGAAGGGCACGTACGGCTGGATCCTGCTCGCAACGTCAGACCTCACCGGTACCTTCGAGAAGGTCGAAGCGAGCGGCGCAGAAGTGGTCCAAGAACCCACCGACCAGCCGTACGGCATTCGCGACTGCGCCCTTCGCGACCCGGCGGGCAACATGGTCCGGATCCAGCAGCGCTGA
- a CDS encoding excinuclease ABC subunit UvrA encodes MTAASHAADSHDLIRVHGARENNLRDIDIEIPKRRLTAFTGVSGSGKSSLVFSTIAAESRRMINETYSAFLQGFMPSQARPDVDVLEGLTTAIIVDQERMGSNPRSTVGTATDANAMLRILFSRLGDPHVGSPQAYSFNVASISGAGAVTLEKGGEKVKERREFSITGGMCPRCEGRGSVSDFDLSALYDDSKSLNEGALTIPGYSMDGWYGRIFRGCGFFDPDKPIAKFNKRELNALLYKEPTKIKVEGVNVTYEGLIPRIQKSMLAKDREAMQPHIRAFVDRAITFDSCPECEGTRLSEGARSSKIEGVSIADACDMQISDLAEWVRKLDEPSVAPLLTTLGETLDSFVEIGLGYLSLNRPAGTLSGGEAQRTKMIRHLGSALTDVTYVFDEPTIGLHPHDIERMNNLLLRLRDKGNTVLVVEHKPETIAIADHVVDLGPGAGADGGTVCFEGTVEGLQGSDTLTGRHLEDRASLKESVRAATGALEIRGADQNNLQGVDVDVPTGVLTVVTGVAGSGKSSLIDGNLARRDGVVVVDQTAIKGSRRSNPATYTGLLDPIRKAFAKANGVKPALFSANSEGACPTCNGAGVVYTELGVMETVATTCEECEGKRYQAAVLEYKLGGRDISEVLAMSVDQAEEMFADGPARTPAAHKILQRMADVGLGYLTLGQPLTTLSGGERQRLKLATHMGEKGGVYILDEPTTGLHLADVEHLLGLLDRLVDSGKSVIVIEHHQAVMAHADWIIDLGPGAGHDGGKVVFEGTPADLVDARSTLTAEHLAAYVGA; translated from the coding sequence ATGACCGCAGCGTCCCACGCAGCCGACAGCCATGACCTGATCCGCGTTCACGGAGCACGCGAGAACAACCTCCGCGATATCGACATCGAGATACCGAAGCGCCGACTCACCGCGTTCACCGGCGTTTCCGGCTCCGGCAAGAGCTCCCTGGTGTTCAGTACGATCGCCGCCGAGTCGCGGCGGATGATCAACGAAACCTACAGCGCCTTCCTGCAGGGCTTCATGCCGTCGCAAGCCCGCCCCGACGTCGACGTACTCGAGGGTCTGACCACGGCGATCATCGTCGACCAGGAGCGGATGGGCTCGAACCCCCGCTCCACCGTCGGCACTGCGACCGATGCGAACGCGATGCTGCGCATCCTGTTCAGCCGGCTCGGCGACCCTCACGTCGGCTCACCCCAGGCGTACTCCTTCAACGTCGCCTCGATAAGCGGCGCAGGCGCGGTCACCCTCGAGAAGGGCGGGGAGAAGGTCAAGGAACGACGCGAGTTCAGCATCACCGGCGGCATGTGTCCGCGCTGCGAGGGTCGCGGGTCGGTCTCCGACTTCGACCTGTCTGCGCTGTACGACGACTCGAAGTCGCTCAACGAAGGCGCCCTGACGATTCCCGGCTACAGCATGGACGGCTGGTACGGCCGCATCTTCCGAGGCTGCGGGTTCTTCGATCCCGATAAGCCGATCGCGAAGTTCAACAAGCGCGAGCTCAACGCCCTGCTCTACAAGGAGCCGACCAAGATCAAGGTCGAGGGCGTCAACGTCACGTACGAAGGCCTCATCCCACGCATCCAGAAGTCGATGCTGGCGAAGGACCGCGAGGCAATGCAGCCGCATATCCGCGCCTTCGTCGATCGGGCGATCACGTTCGACAGCTGCCCCGAGTGCGAAGGCACCCGGCTGAGCGAGGGCGCACGGTCGTCGAAGATCGAGGGCGTCAGCATCGCGGACGCCTGCGATATGCAGATCAGCGACCTCGCCGAGTGGGTGCGCAAGCTCGACGAACCATCGGTCGCGCCACTGCTGACGACACTCGGTGAGACGCTCGACTCGTTCGTCGAGATCGGTTTGGGCTACCTCAGCCTGAACCGCCCGGCAGGCACCTTGTCCGGGGGAGAAGCGCAACGGACGAAGATGATTCGCCATCTCGGCTCGGCGCTCACCGACGTCACCTACGTGTTCGACGAGCCGACGATCGGTCTGCACCCGCACGACATCGAGCGGATGAACAACCTGCTCCTGCGACTGCGCGACAAGGGCAACACGGTGCTCGTCGTCGAGCACAAGCCGGAGACGATTGCCATTGCCGACCATGTCGTCGACCTCGGTCCCGGCGCCGGCGCCGATGGCGGCACCGTGTGCTTCGAAGGCACCGTCGAGGGTCTACAAGGCAGCGACACGCTCACCGGGCGGCATCTCGAGGACCGCGCGAGCCTGAAGGAGTCCGTACGCGCGGCGACCGGTGCGCTCGAGATCCGCGGCGCTGACCAGAACAACCTGCAAGGCGTCGACGTCGACGTGCCGACCGGGGTGCTGACGGTCGTCACCGGTGTCGCCGGCTCGGGCAAGAGCTCGCTCATCGACGGCAACCTGGCTCGCCGCGACGGTGTGGTCGTCGTCGACCAGACGGCGATCAAGGGGTCGAGGCGATCCAATCCCGCCACGTACACCGGCCTCCTCGATCCCATCCGCAAGGCGTTCGCGAAGGCCAATGGCGTCAAGCCGGCGTTGTTCAGCGCCAACTCCGAGGGCGCGTGCCCGACGTGCAACGGTGCGGGCGTCGTCTACACCGAGCTCGGTGTGATGGAGACCGTCGCGACCACCTGCGAGGAGTGCGAGGGCAAGCGGTACCAAGCGGCCGTCCTCGAGTACAAGCTCGGCGGGCGCGACATCAGCGAAGTACTCGCGATGTCCGTCGACCAGGCCGAGGAAATGTTCGCCGACGGACCTGCGCGTACGCCCGCAGCCCATAAGATCCTGCAGCGTATGGCCGACGTCGGGCTCGGCTACCTCACTCTCGGCCAGCCGCTCACGACCTTGTCGGGCGGAGAGCGACAGCGGCTCAAGCTCGCGACCCACATGGGGGAGAAGGGCGGCGTCTACATCCTCGATGAGCCGACGACCGGTCTGCACCTCGCCGATGTCGAGCACCTGTTGGGTCTGCTCGACCGGCTGGTCGACTCGGGCAAGTCGGTCATCGTGATCGAGCATCACCAGGCGGTGATGGCGCACGCCGACTGGATCATCGATCTCGGTCCGGGCGCGGGGCACGATGGCGGCAAGGTCGTCTTCGAGGGAACGCCCGCCGACCTGGTCGATGCCCGATCAACCCTGACCGCCGAGCATCTGGCGGCGTACGTCGGTGCTTGA
- a CDS encoding haloacid dehalogenase type II, with amino-acid sequence MVDIDVVVFDVLGTMVDEPTGLREAIREAVPTARAEYVEELLALWQTHVEIEQARIGRGDRVYANTQVIDREAAHRIADRAGVSGSTTIERLAAAGQRLQPWPDAAAGLADLATRYPVIGLSNASRAALLRLNEYAGLRWHLALSAEGARAYKPAAEVYKLAVEAAGCAPERILMVAAHAWDLRGAQAAGLRTAYVERPVGDPPASGDRFDGYATDLADLVRQL; translated from the coding sequence ATGGTCGATATCGACGTGGTCGTCTTCGACGTACTCGGCACGATGGTCGACGAGCCCACTGGGCTCCGGGAGGCAATCCGCGAGGCCGTCCCGACAGCACGCGCCGAGTACGTCGAAGAGCTTCTCGCCCTGTGGCAGACGCACGTCGAGATAGAGCAGGCGCGGATCGGTCGCGGAGACCGGGTGTACGCGAACACCCAGGTCATCGACCGCGAAGCGGCGCATCGGATAGCCGACCGTGCAGGGGTCTCCGGGTCGACGACCATCGAGCGGCTCGCAGCGGCAGGTCAACGCCTACAGCCATGGCCGGACGCGGCCGCCGGGCTCGCCGACCTCGCGACGCGATACCCGGTGATCGGGCTCTCGAATGCCAGTCGCGCAGCCTTGCTCCGACTCAATGAGTACGCGGGTCTGCGGTGGCATCTTGCGTTGTCCGCCGAGGGCGCGAGGGCGTACAAGCCGGCCGCTGAGGTGTACAAGCTCGCCGTCGAAGCGGCCGGCTGTGCGCCCGAACGGATCCTGATGGTCGCCGCACACGCGTGGGACCTTCGCGGTGCGCAGGCTGCCGGCCTGCGCACCGCGTACGTCGAGCGTCCCGTCGGGGACCCTCCCGCTAGTGGCGATCGCTTCGACGGATACGCAACCGACCTCGCCGATCTCGTCCGGCAGCTCTAG
- a CDS encoding ABATE domain-containing protein has translation MTFAFVSGNAALDLTGTVESRRDHPKDLLDTPASLERWMGECRVLPDAANVDTRTFASALELREAVYRLARDRIEGRPFTHEHLQTLNAVASEPTPDIELTDAGVKLTGDAQSMLAYLARDAIALLADNDAQLKECGRPECTRLYLDRSRGARRTWCGMKECGDRMKAAAYRSRKRASASPADVRA, from the coding sequence GTGACCTTCGCCTTTGTGAGTGGCAACGCCGCTCTGGATCTCACCGGCACCGTGGAATCGCGCCGAGACCACCCGAAAGATCTGCTGGACACACCCGCAAGCCTCGAGCGGTGGATGGGGGAGTGCCGAGTGCTACCCGACGCGGCGAACGTCGACACGCGGACATTCGCATCCGCGCTGGAGCTGCGCGAGGCGGTTTATCGACTCGCACGCGACCGGATCGAGGGTCGCCCGTTCACCCACGAACACCTTCAGACACTCAACGCCGTCGCGTCCGAGCCGACGCCGGACATCGAGCTCACCGACGCAGGTGTGAAGCTGACGGGTGATGCGCAATCAATGCTGGCCTACCTGGCTCGGGACGCGATCGCATTGCTCGCCGACAACGACGCACAGCTGAAGGAATGCGGTCGCCCCGAGTGCACCCGCCTCTATCTGGACCGGTCTCGCGGTGCCCGGCGTACCTGGTGCGGGATGAAAGAGTGCGGCGACCGGATGAAGGCAGCGGCCTACCGTTCTCGCAAACGTGCCAGTGCGTCGCCGGCCGATGTCCGCGCGTAG
- a CDS encoding winged helix-turn-helix domain-containing protein, with amino-acid sequence MPTRRSSSRIVFAFGRDDLLRTRFAISPLTELTAATYVLRLPHLFPEHRGWVRATLPHLAGLDVDLLYAVNPLGRTIWPNFHAPPPLVPHPLIADELARIAATAPAVVRADLVRAFPEGIPDDVRPLIDDTTNALRRLIDQMRAFWEATIAPWWPRITAFLESEIAARAGRLVVEGGETAFANLDPDVTWDGSVLTLANAKPEPHTVELAGRGLLLLPSVLAFGAWPRTDAPWDPALTYQPPGTGDLWSVGRSDADALSELIGSRRATLLRMLERPASTRALADATGWSPGGVNTHLGVLRRGGLVARRRDRREVIYARTSAGDALARLRER; translated from the coding sequence GTGCCGACGCGCCGGAGCAGTTCGCGGATCGTGTTCGCGTTCGGGCGAGACGACCTGCTCCGCACAAGGTTTGCCATCTCGCCCTTGACCGAGCTCACGGCGGCAACGTACGTACTCCGACTGCCTCACCTGTTTCCCGAGCATCGAGGTTGGGTGCGAGCGACGCTGCCTCACCTCGCCGGCCTGGACGTCGATCTGCTCTACGCCGTGAACCCGCTCGGTCGCACGATCTGGCCGAACTTCCACGCCCCGCCTCCCCTGGTGCCGCACCCTCTGATTGCCGACGAGCTTGCTCGGATCGCGGCGACCGCACCGGCAGTTGTACGCGCCGACCTGGTACGCGCCTTTCCGGAGGGCATCCCCGATGATGTTCGTCCCCTCATCGACGACACGACGAACGCGCTGCGCAGGCTCATCGACCAGATGCGCGCCTTCTGGGAGGCGACGATCGCGCCGTGGTGGCCCCGGATTACAGCATTCCTGGAGAGCGAGATCGCAGCGAGGGCAGGGCGCCTCGTCGTCGAGGGCGGAGAGACGGCGTTCGCAAACCTTGATCCGGACGTCACCTGGGACGGATCGGTGCTCACCTTGGCGAACGCCAAGCCCGAGCCGCACACAGTAGAGCTCGCCGGACGCGGGTTGTTGCTGCTGCCGTCCGTCCTGGCGTTCGGCGCCTGGCCGCGTACCGATGCGCCGTGGGACCCGGCACTCACCTATCAGCCGCCCGGGACAGGTGACCTGTGGTCCGTCGGGCGGAGCGACGCGGATGCACTGAGCGAGCTCATCGGATCTCGCCGGGCGACCCTGCTCCGCATGCTGGAGCGACCGGCATCGACGCGAGCGCTCGCCGATGCGACCGGCTGGAGTCCTGGCGGCGTGAACACCCACCTCGGCGTGCTCAGACGAGGCGGCCTGGTGGCTCGTCGCCGCGATCGCCGCGAGGTGATCTACGCGCGGACATCGGCCGGCGACGCACTGGCACGTTTGCGAGAACGGTAG
- a CDS encoding pyridoxamine 5'-phosphate oxidase family protein, with product MSHERADGLAPHAAQLLEQNAYLTLATVTSAGRPWASPVYFAADGLADFYWSSATYSRHSQNLAETGVVSVAVFDSTVPPYHGRALYAEGHATVVDDDELEHALAIYPGPQSRGGSRLDIDDVTGSSPWRLYRARATDVWVLCPRDPRSPCALHGRDDDHRAHVWSAQSSD from the coding sequence ATGAGCCACGAACGAGCCGACGGTCTCGCGCCCCATGCCGCACAGCTGCTGGAGCAGAACGCTTACCTGACCCTCGCGACGGTGACCAGCGCCGGGCGGCCTTGGGCGTCGCCTGTGTACTTCGCGGCAGACGGGCTGGCCGACTTCTACTGGTCATCGGCGACCTACAGCCGCCACTCACAGAACCTCGCGGAGACCGGAGTCGTCAGTGTCGCCGTTTTCGACTCGACCGTACCGCCGTACCACGGTCGCGCGCTGTACGCCGAAGGCCATGCGACCGTTGTGGACGACGACGAACTCGAGCATGCGCTCGCGATCTACCCGGGCCCGCAGTCGCGCGGAGGCTCGCGGCTGGACATCGACGACGTCACCGGGTCGTCTCCGTGGCGGCTCTACCGAGCACGAGCCACCGACGTATGGGTCCTGTGTCCGCGCGACCCGAGAAGCCCTTGCGCGCTCCACGGACGAGACGACGATCACCGGGCACACGTATGGTCGGCACAATCGTCCGACTGA